From a single Adhaeribacter swui genomic region:
- a CDS encoding RagB/SusD family nutrient uptake outer membrane protein, whose amino-acid sequence MKKKKYISFVLAGLLTLSYGCNDDSFLDREPTNILLDEQVWKDESLVLSVLANLYGRFPDFQTIESWATFTDFDEAFASAFGEYGRHRNTEYGYGSWGFWDYGYIREINLFIQKCEATTALSETTKARFLAEARFIRAGVYFEAVKRMGGVPLILEPLTYDYSGDASGLRYPRAKEYEIYDFVISELEAIKSTLPAEVNTKSRATKGAALAMKARAALYAGSIAKYGATTPNVSLPNGEVGIPADKANGYYQTALTSAQEVMTLGYSLYNKKPDLGENFASLFYDKANNPEAIFVEDFKLKSGKVQSWTLDNQPRFQSEEQQGGRLNPSLNLVQSFEKLDNTFAPFPISDENGNLIHYSNPTELFAGRDARLYGTVILPGTQFKAKDVDIWAGYLRKDGSIVTSGNLGGQADVDGDGQNEQVVGFSGPIDNLEFSAQTGFYVRKYMDPQVGSGQIGTRSEVWWIRYRYAEVLLNAAEAAFELEQPALAADYLNQVRTRAGLTTPLTTDEVTFDRIVHERKVELAFEGHQLFDMKRWRLAHQVWNGSRISVQDLTSNLGKANKVSTMVYGLWPYKYYDPAKPGTFDWVFKIVLPSQVTNADRFRLGNYYSQIGDDIVNNNPKIIRNPNQ is encoded by the coding sequence ATGAAAAAGAAAAAATATATCAGTTTTGTACTTGCCGGTTTGTTAACGCTGAGTTACGGTTGTAACGACGACTCCTTCCTGGACCGGGAACCTACCAATATTTTACTCGACGAGCAAGTCTGGAAAGATGAAAGTTTAGTGCTTTCAGTCTTGGCCAACTTGTATGGTCGCTTTCCGGATTTCCAAACCATAGAAAGTTGGGCAACATTCACCGACTTCGACGAAGCTTTTGCTTCGGCTTTTGGGGAGTATGGCCGTCACCGTAATACCGAATACGGTTATGGAAGTTGGGGATTCTGGGATTATGGGTATATCCGGGAAATAAATTTATTTATTCAAAAATGTGAAGCCACTACTGCTTTAAGCGAAACCACCAAAGCCCGGTTTTTAGCCGAAGCACGTTTTATCCGGGCCGGGGTTTACTTTGAAGCCGTTAAGCGGATGGGCGGGGTGCCGTTAATTCTGGAACCCTTAACTTACGACTACAGTGGCGATGCATCAGGGCTTCGTTACCCGAGAGCGAAAGAATACGAAATTTATGATTTTGTTATTAGCGAGCTTGAAGCTATAAAATCTACTTTGCCGGCCGAAGTAAATACAAAATCCCGGGCCACGAAAGGCGCTGCTTTAGCTATGAAAGCCCGGGCGGCCTTGTACGCTGGTTCAATCGCGAAGTACGGCGCTACTACTCCAAACGTGTCTTTGCCAAATGGCGAAGTAGGAATCCCGGCTGATAAGGCAAACGGCTATTATCAAACTGCTTTAACATCGGCCCAGGAAGTAATGACCCTGGGATACTCTTTATATAATAAGAAGCCCGATTTAGGTGAAAATTTTGCCAGCTTGTTCTACGATAAAGCCAATAACCCAGAAGCTATTTTTGTAGAAGATTTTAAATTGAAGAGCGGAAAAGTGCAGTCCTGGACTTTAGATAATCAGCCTCGGTTTCAATCTGAAGAACAGCAGGGCGGCCGGTTAAATCCGTCGTTAAATCTGGTGCAATCTTTCGAGAAACTGGATAACACTTTTGCCCCTTTCCCTATTTCCGACGAAAACGGGAACTTAATTCATTACAGCAACCCTACTGAATTATTTGCTGGGCGCGATGCCCGTTTATACGGCACCGTTATTTTACCAGGTACGCAGTTTAAAGCAAAAGATGTAGATATTTGGGCCGGTTACCTGCGCAAAGATGGCAGCATTGTAACTTCCGGTAATTTAGGCGGCCAGGCCGATGTGGATGGCGATGGCCAGAACGAACAAGTGGTAGGTTTTAGCGGCCCCATCGATAATTTGGAATTTAGCGCTCAAACCGGCTTTTACGTGCGCAAGTACATGGACCCTCAGGTAGGATCGGGGCAAATTGGTACACGGAGCGAGGTTTGGTGGATCCGGTATCGTTACGCCGAAGTATTGCTGAATGCCGCCGAAGCGGCTTTTGAATTAGAACAACCTGCCCTGGCTGCCGATTACCTGAACCAGGTACGTACCCGCGCTGGCTTAACTACGCCATTAACTACCGATGAAGTCACTTTCGACCGCATTGTACACGAACGTAAGGTAGAATTAGCTTTTGAAGGCCATCAGCTTTTTGATATGAAACGTTGGCGGTTAGCGCACCAGGTTTGGAACGGTTCCCGGATTAGTGTGCAGGATTTAACCAGCAATCTGGGCAAAGCCAATAAAGTAAGTACCATGGTGTATGGCTTATGGCCTTATAAATACTACGATCCGGCAAAACCAGGTACTTTCGACTGGGTTTTTAAAATTGTGCTGCCCAGCCAGGTTACCAATGCCGATCGTTTCCGGTTAGGTAATTACTATTCCCAGATCGGCGACGATATTGTGAATAACAATCCAAAAATTATCAGAAATCCGAATCAATAA
- a CDS encoding glycoside hydrolase family 2 protein: MIKKNVFLAVVFLFQFGFTKAQQTNWQPAGNKIRTEWASKVNPANPLPEYPRPQMVRENWHNLNGLWDYALQPKSQEATKPATFNGKILVPFAIESALSGVGKTVGKDSVLWYRKTITVPSKIRKQNVLLHFGAVDWLTEVFVNGKSVGTHQGGYDPFFFDITAALKSGNQQEIAVRVWDPTDGGPQPRGKQVKKPEGIWYTPVTGIWQTVWLEGVPKTYITATKQTPDIDKQALLVSAQVQNAQAGDKIKISAWDGKKKVAEEEVASGAEATLNVANAKLWTPETPFLYDLRVAIVRKGKTVDEVKSYFAMRKISMATDANGTQRMLLNNKFVFQYGPLDQGWWPDGLYTAPTDEALVYDIQKTKEMGFNMIRKHVKVEPARWYNYCDKMGVLVWQDMPSGDLGARWVTQPGIEMLNADMTRTPESEKIYRQEWTEIMQDLHNFPSIVVWVPFNEAWGQFKTVEITNWTMQKDPSRLINSASGGNFHPVGHIIDLHNYPAPAMPRADLFGAKQVIVLGEFGGLGLPLTGHTWQQKDNWGYQSFKNAEELFARYSKFMDTMTELIKVGLSAAVYTQTTDVEVETNGLMTYDRKVIKVPMTQLKQVHTKLYDSGLVNLK, from the coding sequence ATGATTAAAAAAAACGTTTTTCTTGCAGTAGTTTTCCTTTTTCAGTTTGGGTTTACCAAGGCGCAACAAACCAACTGGCAACCAGCAGGCAATAAAATTCGGACCGAATGGGCCAGTAAAGTTAATCCGGCTAACCCGTTACCCGAGTACCCCCGCCCGCAAATGGTTCGCGAAAATTGGCATAACCTCAACGGATTATGGGATTACGCGTTGCAACCCAAAAGCCAGGAAGCCACCAAGCCTGCTACTTTTAACGGTAAAATTTTGGTGCCCTTTGCCATTGAGTCGGCATTATCCGGAGTAGGTAAAACCGTGGGGAAAGACAGTGTATTGTGGTACCGGAAAACCATTACGGTTCCAAGTAAAATCAGAAAACAAAATGTGTTGCTGCATTTTGGCGCCGTAGATTGGTTAACCGAAGTATTTGTAAATGGCAAATCGGTGGGTACGCACCAGGGTGGCTACGATCCTTTTTTCTTTGATATTACCGCAGCTTTAAAATCTGGTAATCAGCAGGAAATTGCTGTACGCGTTTGGGACCCCACCGACGGTGGTCCGCAGCCGCGCGGCAAACAAGTTAAAAAGCCCGAAGGCATTTGGTATACACCGGTAACGGGCATTTGGCAAACGGTGTGGCTCGAAGGGGTACCTAAAACCTACATTACCGCAACCAAACAAACGCCCGATATTGATAAACAAGCCCTGCTGGTAAGCGCCCAGGTGCAAAATGCGCAAGCCGGCGATAAAATTAAAATTTCGGCTTGGGATGGTAAAAAGAAAGTAGCTGAGGAGGAAGTTGCCAGTGGCGCCGAGGCCACCTTAAACGTAGCCAATGCCAAGTTATGGACCCCGGAAACCCCATTTTTGTATGATTTGCGGGTAGCAATAGTACGTAAAGGCAAAACCGTAGACGAGGTAAAAAGTTACTTTGCCATGCGTAAAATCAGCATGGCAACTGATGCTAACGGTACTCAGCGCATGTTGTTAAACAATAAATTCGTGTTTCAGTATGGTCCCCTGGACCAAGGTTGGTGGCCCGATGGTTTATACACGGCTCCCACCGACGAAGCTTTGGTGTATGACATTCAGAAGACCAAAGAAATGGGCTTTAACATGATCCGGAAACACGTAAAAGTAGAACCGGCTCGTTGGTATAACTACTGCGATAAAATGGGCGTGCTGGTATGGCAAGATATGCCGAGCGGCGATTTGGGAGCCCGTTGGGTAACGCAACCGGGTATTGAAATGCTGAACGCCGACATGACCCGTACGCCGGAATCGGAGAAAATCTACCGCCAGGAGTGGACCGAAATTATGCAAGACTTGCACAACTTCCCGAGTATCGTAGTGTGGGTACCGTTTAACGAAGCCTGGGGCCAATTTAAAACCGTAGAAATTACCAACTGGACCATGCAGAAAGACCCATCCCGGCTGATTAACAGTGCCAGTGGTGGTAATTTCCATCCGGTAGGGCATATTATCGACTTGCATAATTATCCAGCACCGGCTATGCCGCGGGCGGATTTGTTTGGTGCTAAACAAGTTATTGTTTTGGGTGAGTTTGGCGGTTTAGGATTACCGCTAACCGGACACACCTGGCAGCAAAAAGATAACTGGGGTTACCAAAGTTTCAAAAACGCCGAAGAATTATTTGCCCGCTACTCCAAGTTTATGGATACCATGACGGAGCTAATTAAAGTTGGTTTATCAGCGGCCGTTTACACCCAAACCACCGATGTAGAAGTAGAAACCAATGGCCTGATGACTTACGACCGCAAAGTAATAAAAGTGCCCATGACCCAGTTAAAACAAGTACATACTAAATTGTACGATTCCGGATTAGTTAATTTAAAGTAA
- a CDS encoding DUF3823 domain-containing protein encodes MKFKIHLCLMLLLGLGLVSCEFDNYDEPKSMLEGRLVYNGEPINVSYNDVSFQLWEPGWQKKTPINVAVDQDGSYSTVLFNNTYKLIIQPFQGPFKSKTNDVTKSDTILVEVKGSQTFDIEVLPYYMIRSAQLTGSGNKASATFKVEQIITGLDAKSVEFVGFYTNKTFFVDRSSSNNIASATLNGADITDMNNISLSVDIPAINPAQNYVYGRVGVKIAGVEDMIFSPVQKINL; translated from the coding sequence ATGAAATTTAAAATTCATTTATGCCTGATGTTGCTGCTGGGCTTGGGTTTAGTCTCCTGCGAATTCGATAACTACGATGAGCCGAAATCCATGCTAGAGGGCCGTTTGGTTTATAACGGCGAACCCATTAACGTAAGCTACAACGATGTGTCTTTTCAGTTGTGGGAGCCGGGTTGGCAGAAAAAAACACCCATTAACGTGGCCGTAGACCAGGATGGGTCGTACTCCACGGTTTTATTTAACAATACTTACAAATTAATTATTCAGCCGTTTCAAGGACCTTTTAAATCCAAAACAAACGATGTTACCAAGTCCGATACCATTCTGGTAGAAGTAAAAGGGAGCCAAACCTTTGATATTGAAGTGCTACCTTACTACATGATCCGGAGTGCCCAGCTTACCGGCAGCGGTAATAAAGCTTCGGCTACATTTAAAGTAGAGCAAATTATTACGGGTTTAGATGCTAAAAGCGTGGAGTTCGTCGGGTTTTATACCAATAAAACTTTCTTCGTGGACCGGAGCAGCAGTAACAATATTGCCTCGGCTACGCTTAACGGTGCCGACATTACTGATATGAACAACATTAGTTTAAGCGTAGATATTCCGGCTATCAATCCGGCGCAAAATTATGTGTACGGTCGGGTAGGGGTAAAAATTGCCGGCGTCGAAGACATGATTTTCTCGCCGGTTCAGAAAATAAACCTGTAG
- a CDS encoding glutaminase family protein — translation MKKLVACIFIFFKFLDLQAQQMRPPAVPLVTIDPYTSVWSFADKLNEEPTKHWTGRNQPLNGLIRVDGKTYQFLGAEAPVYQTIVPTAVSEAYPVQYTFEKPASDWMKPGFSATAWKAGKGSLGSDNMNPKPTTSWNTEEVWLRREINLPEVNPEQLILTMFHDDNVELYINGLPAYQCECFTNKYQQYPLSKEVKASLKKGKNLLAAHVKNTAGPSLIDFGFLKELPATVVVDKARQKAVQVNATQSVYDFTAGPVDLKVTFTSPLLLNKLDILARPASYITWQAKANDGKTHEVKVYFDAAADLAVDQPDQKVAWKKTITNNLNVLRVGTSEQKVLGKKGDDVRIDWGYLYVAAPQSAQTGTTITTGAAARAAFTKTGALTTTLDTNLPRAASDKTVALVVVQNLGKVGATPVSNHVTLGYDDIYSVEFFGKKLPAWWRRDGNATAETMLAAAEKEYSSLINQCAAFDKRLYADALKAGGEAYAKLCALSYRQAIAAHKLVANTDGTPLFFSKENFSNGSIGTVDITYPSAPLFLLYNPVLVQGMMEPIFYYSESGKWNKPFAAHDVGTYPLANGQTYGEDMPVEESGNMLILTAAIAKAEKNANYAKKHWKVLTTWAEYLKKEGFDPANQLCTDDFAGHIARNANLSIKAILGLASYGQLAGQLGDTKTAEAYQNLAKEMAQKWMQLANAGDHYSLVFEKPNTWSQKYNLVWDELLDLNIFPDEVEEREIKYYLTKQQSYGLPLDSRKTYTKSDWIIWTATMANNPEDFQKLVQPVFKYVNETTTRMPISDWHETTDGKSVGFRARSVVGGYYIKMLDQKLK, via the coding sequence ATGAAAAAATTAGTTGCCTGTATTTTTATTTTTTTTAAATTTCTTGATTTACAAGCCCAACAAATGCGGCCCCCGGCGGTACCATTAGTTACCATCGATCCGTATACCAGCGTATGGTCGTTTGCGGATAAGTTAAACGAAGAACCTACCAAACACTGGACCGGCCGAAACCAACCTTTAAACGGATTAATAAGAGTAGATGGCAAAACTTACCAGTTTTTAGGCGCCGAAGCTCCCGTTTACCAAACCATCGTACCTACGGCAGTAAGCGAAGCCTATCCGGTGCAATACACTTTTGAAAAGCCCGCCAGCGATTGGATGAAGCCTGGTTTTAGTGCCACAGCCTGGAAAGCCGGCAAAGGTTCGCTGGGTTCCGATAACATGAACCCGAAACCAACTACCTCCTGGAATACCGAAGAAGTTTGGCTGCGTCGTGAAATTAACTTGCCCGAGGTAAATCCGGAGCAGTTAATCTTAACCATGTTTCACGACGATAACGTGGAATTGTATATTAACGGCCTGCCCGCCTACCAATGCGAATGCTTTACAAATAAATACCAGCAATATCCTTTAAGCAAAGAAGTAAAAGCTTCTTTAAAAAAAGGTAAAAACCTGCTAGCCGCCCACGTAAAAAATACCGCTGGCCCCTCCTTAATTGATTTTGGCTTCTTGAAAGAACTACCCGCCACGGTAGTTGTAGATAAAGCCCGGCAAAAAGCGGTGCAGGTAAATGCTACTCAGAGCGTTTACGATTTTACCGCCGGCCCCGTAGACTTAAAAGTAACTTTTACCTCGCCTTTACTCCTGAACAAACTCGATATTTTAGCGCGACCCGCTTCTTATATTACCTGGCAGGCCAAAGCCAACGATGGTAAAACCCACGAGGTAAAAGTGTATTTTGATGCCGCCGCCGACTTAGCCGTAGACCAACCTGACCAAAAAGTTGCCTGGAAAAAAACAATCACCAATAATTTAAACGTATTGCGCGTAGGTACCTCGGAGCAAAAAGTGCTGGGTAAAAAAGGCGATGACGTGCGCATTGATTGGGGATATTTGTACGTAGCCGCTCCGCAATCCGCCCAAACCGGTACTACCATTACCACCGGAGCAGCCGCCCGGGCCGCTTTTACCAAAACCGGGGCTTTAACCACAACCCTGGACACCAACCTGCCCCGGGCTGCCAGCGATAAAACGGTTGCTTTAGTGGTAGTACAAAATTTAGGTAAAGTAGGTGCAACGCCGGTTAGCAACCACGTTACGTTAGGTTACGATGATATTTACTCGGTAGAGTTTTTTGGTAAAAAGTTACCGGCCTGGTGGCGCCGCGATGGTAACGCTACTGCCGAAACCATGCTGGCCGCTGCCGAAAAAGAGTACAGTTCTTTAATTAATCAATGTGCTGCTTTTGATAAACGCCTGTACGCCGATGCCCTAAAAGCTGGCGGCGAGGCTTACGCCAAGCTTTGTGCCTTAAGTTACCGCCAGGCCATTGCGGCGCATAAACTGGTGGCTAATACCGATGGTACACCTTTATTTTTCTCGAAAGAAAACTTTAGTAATGGCTCTATTGGTACCGTAGATATTACTTATCCGTCGGCCCCGTTGTTTTTGTTGTACAACCCGGTATTGGTGCAAGGCATGATGGAGCCTATTTTTTACTATTCCGAGAGTGGTAAATGGAACAAGCCTTTTGCCGCCCACGACGTAGGAACTTACCCTTTAGCCAACGGCCAAACCTACGGCGAAGATATGCCCGTGGAAGAATCCGGTAACATGCTGATTTTAACCGCGGCCATTGCCAAAGCCGAAAAGAACGCGAACTACGCCAAAAAACATTGGAAAGTATTAACCACCTGGGCCGAATATTTAAAAAAAGAAGGCTTTGACCCTGCCAATCAATTGTGCACCGACGATTTTGCCGGCCATATAGCCCGCAATGCCAACTTATCTATAAAAGCCATTTTGGGCCTGGCCAGTTACGGCCAATTAGCCGGGCAGTTAGGTGATACCAAAACCGCCGAAGCTTACCAAAACTTGGCCAAAGAAATGGCGCAAAAATGGATGCAGCTCGCCAATGCCGGCGATCATTACAGCCTGGTTTTTGAAAAACCCAATACTTGGAGCCAGAAGTATAACTTGGTTTGGGATGAGTTATTGGATTTAAACATTTTCCCGGACGAAGTGGAGGAACGCGAAATTAAATACTACCTCACCAAGCAACAATCCTACGGCTTACCCCTCGATAGCCGCAAAACCTACACCAAAAGCGACTGGATAATCTGGACGGCTACCATGGCCAACAATCCCGAAGATTTTCAAAAATTAGTTCAACCCGTTTTTAAATACGTAAACGAAACCACCACCCGCATGCCCATCAGCGACTGGCACGAAACTACCGATGGAAAATCGGTGGGCTTCCGGGCGCGTTCCGTGGTAGGGGGTTATTATATTAAAATGCTCGATCAGAAATTAAAATAA
- a CDS encoding SusC/RagA family TonB-linked outer membrane protein, whose protein sequence is MLKPLQKLTLIGPLFLWTGLSLPAEAQLYTASAKALPVKTYAAKQKNEKALKSILHELETQYNVGFLYDSELLADKIFDLNTLSQSANVEVTLKQLLAPLQLSFEKANDSYYFILPAAPAVTYFTASRTNAADASQKKNVALQITGRITDEKNAGVPGATVLLKGTTNGTTTNAEGNFNLTIQDDQKNDTLVVSFIGYLTKEVPINGLATINVQLAPDNKALDEVLVVGYGTQTKESVTGAVSGVTSKDLERVHASTVSAALAGKIPGVSFRMPDGRPGASANIQIRNMGNPLYVIDGVQQDAGQFNNISPNDIESITVLKDASAAIYGSRAANGVVIVTTKRGKTGSGNTINVDAYTGWQNWARFPETVNAYEWMSGLADAQMNQRGSTDPNLSPAELEKWRAGTEPGYRSFDWYDFIVKPNAPLTSINVNATGGSERINYYLSFTRLDQNSVLGREFTFKRTNIQSNIDAKITNRLKVGVQINGRIETRDNPGVPGGDDYWAPRFALFRNRPTERPYANDNPNYVNDIGHNDTNWGILNKKISGYWTEDWRVLQTNFNGEYELPIKGLKVLGKYSYYLADRVMNGHEYTYDAYTYNAQTNEYVRTGGSTNPWRERGTHKVIATTLQGQLSYNNSFGKHNVGATFVAERIGRNELDVWVHAVPKTNALPIIQFADVDTYDDRDWDEARIGYVGRVNYNFADRYYLEVGGRRDASWKFAPEQRWGNFGSISAGWRITEEEFFKNLNLTALSDLKFRGSYGVLGDDDIQNGFGAFDYIVGYNYPDGVTIFDGNIVAGARQNRAVPTNQISWFTSKITDIGLDYALFNGRLAGSLDYFYRKRSGLFQSRYDVLVPSELGYTLPAENLRSDAQMGGEFSVSYTGKVNEIDFSVGGNVSYSRNRNLESYKPMFGNSWDRYRNSSEDRWNGTYWGYEIQGQFQSQEEINAYPVNIDGQGNKTLLPGDLIYKDVNNDGKIDGMDERPIGYPRDKNPIVNVGLNLSLAYKGFDVKADFSGGTMYSYNQGWEMRWPYQNTGNLLRQFYDDRWHRQDMYNLDSPWIPGRYPALRFNDGGHSNYNRNSDFWLTNVRYLRARTLEVGYTIPQALLDKVKIKRARIYVNAYNLFSIDNVSKLGVEPEIMDENGLQYPQNRFVNLGVNLSF, encoded by the coding sequence ATGTTAAAACCATTACAGAAATTAACCTTAATAGGTCCTTTGTTTCTGTGGACAGGTTTAAGTTTACCCGCGGAAGCCCAACTGTATACTGCATCAGCCAAAGCTTTGCCGGTTAAAACGTACGCTGCCAAACAGAAAAACGAGAAGGCCTTAAAAAGTATCCTGCATGAGTTGGAAACCCAATATAATGTTGGGTTTTTGTACGACAGCGAGCTGCTGGCCGACAAAATTTTTGACCTGAATACCCTGTCGCAATCGGCTAACGTAGAAGTTACTTTAAAACAGTTGCTGGCACCACTGCAACTAAGCTTCGAAAAAGCCAACGATAGCTATTATTTTATTTTACCCGCTGCCCCTGCGGTAACTTACTTTACGGCAAGTAGAACCAATGCAGCGGATGCTTCGCAGAAGAAGAACGTAGCTTTACAAATTACCGGTAGAATTACCGACGAAAAAAATGCGGGAGTGCCCGGTGCCACCGTTTTGCTAAAAGGTACTACCAACGGCACCACCACCAATGCCGAAGGTAATTTTAACCTGACTATACAGGACGATCAGAAAAATGATACTCTGGTTGTTTCTTTTATTGGCTACTTAACCAAAGAAGTACCTATTAATGGCCTGGCTACTATAAACGTACAACTAGCGCCCGATAATAAAGCCCTCGACGAAGTACTGGTAGTGGGTTATGGTACCCAAACCAAAGAATCCGTTACAGGAGCGGTATCGGGGGTTACGTCAAAAGATTTAGAACGGGTACATGCTTCTACGGTAAGTGCGGCCTTAGCCGGTAAAATCCCGGGGGTTTCTTTCCGGATGCCTGATGGCCGGCCCGGAGCCAGCGCTAATATCCAAATCCGGAACATGGGTAACCCTTTGTACGTGATTGACGGGGTGCAGCAGGATGCGGGTCAGTTTAATAATATTTCGCCGAACGATATCGAAAGCATCACGGTATTAAAAGATGCTTCGGCGGCGATTTACGGTTCCCGGGCGGCCAACGGGGTAGTAATTGTAACTACTAAACGCGGTAAAACCGGCAGTGGCAATACCATTAACGTAGATGCCTATACTGGCTGGCAAAACTGGGCGCGGTTCCCCGAAACCGTAAATGCCTATGAGTGGATGTCGGGTTTAGCCGATGCGCAAATGAACCAGCGCGGTAGCACTGATCCGAACTTATCGCCCGCGGAATTAGAAAAATGGCGGGCTGGTACGGAACCTGGTTACCGCAGCTTTGATTGGTACGACTTTATCGTAAAACCTAATGCGCCGTTAACTTCTATTAACGTTAATGCAACCGGTGGCTCCGAGCGAATTAACTATTACTTGTCTTTTACCCGGTTAGATCAAAATTCGGTTTTAGGGCGAGAGTTTACCTTTAAGCGTACCAACATTCAATCGAACATTGATGCCAAAATAACCAACCGCTTAAAAGTAGGGGTACAAATTAACGGCCGCATCGAAACCCGCGACAACCCTGGTGTACCCGGCGGCGATGATTACTGGGCACCGCGTTTTGCTCTTTTCCGGAACCGGCCTACCGAGCGGCCTTACGCCAACGATAATCCGAACTACGTAAACGACATTGGCCATAACGATACCAACTGGGGAATTTTAAATAAAAAGATTTCTGGTTACTGGACCGAAGACTGGCGGGTATTGCAAACCAATTTTAACGGCGAATACGAATTACCCATTAAAGGTTTAAAAGTATTGGGCAAATACTCGTATTATTTAGCCGACCGCGTAATGAACGGGCACGAATATACCTACGATGCCTACACCTACAATGCGCAAACCAACGAATACGTAAGAACCGGTGGCAGCACCAACCCGTGGCGCGAACGCGGCACGCACAAAGTAATTGCGACTACCTTACAAGGCCAGTTAAGCTACAATAACTCGTTCGGGAAACACAATGTAGGCGCCACCTTTGTAGCCGAAAGAATTGGCCGCAATGAGTTAGATGTATGGGTGCACGCGGTACCCAAAACCAATGCCTTGCCGATTATACAATTTGCCGACGTAGATACATACGACGATCGGGATTGGGATGAAGCCCGGATTGGCTACGTGGGCCGCGTAAATTACAACTTCGCCGACCGCTATTATTTAGAAGTAGGCGGCCGCCGCGATGCTTCCTGGAAATTTGCCCCGGAGCAACGGTGGGGTAATTTTGGTTCCATATCGGCGGGTTGGCGCATTACCGAAGAAGAATTTTTTAAAAATTTAAATCTTACCGCCTTATCTGATTTAAAATTCCGGGGTTCTTACGGGGTACTCGGCGACGATGATATTCAAAACGGATTTGGCGCTTTTGATTACATCGTGGGTTACAACTATCCGGACGGGGTAACTATCTTCGACGGGAATATTGTAGCGGGAGCCAGGCAAAACCGGGCGGTGCCTACCAATCAAATATCTTGGTTTACCAGTAAAATCACCGACATAGGCTTAGATTATGCTTTGTTTAATGGCCGCTTAGCGGGTTCCTTAGATTATTTCTACCGCAAACGTTCCGGTTTGTTCCAGAGCCGTTACGATGTGCTGGTGCCAAGCGAGTTGGGTTATACCTTACCTGCCGAAAACTTGCGGAGCGACGCCCAAATGGGAGGGGAGTTCTCGGTGAGCTATACCGGCAAAGTAAACGAAATTGATTTTAGCGTGGGCGGTAACGTGTCGTACTCCCGCAACCGAAACTTAGAATCGTATAAACCCATGTTCGGCAATTCCTGGGATCGGTACCGCAACTCTTCCGAAGACAGGTGGAACGGCACTTACTGGGGTTACGAAATACAAGGCCAGTTTCAGTCGCAGGAAGAAATTAATGCGTACCCAGTTAATATTGATGGCCAAGGTAATAAAACCTTACTGCCCGGCGACTTGATTTACAAAGATGTAAACAACGATGGAAAAATCGATGGCATGGACGAACGCCCCATTGGCTACCCCCGCGATAAAAACCCGATTGTAAACGTAGGTTTAAACTTATCTTTAGCTTACAAAGGCTTTGATGTTAAAGCTGATTTTTCGGGAGGTACCATGTATTCCTACAACCAAGGTTGGGAAATGCGCTGGCCTTACCAAAATACCGGTAACCTGCTGCGCCAGTTTTACGACGACAGATGGCACCGCCAGGATATGTATAACCTGGATAGCCCCTGGATTCCTGGCCGGTACCCGGCGCTACGTTTCAACGACGGCGGACATAGCAACTACAACCGCAATTCCGATTTTTGGTTAACCAACGTGCGCTACCTGCGGGCCCGTACCTTAGAGGTAGGCTATACCATTCCGCAAGCTTTACTCGATAAAGTAAAAATTAAAAGAGCCCGGATTTACGTGAATGCCTATAACCTGTTCTCCATCGATAATGTGAGCAAATTAGGTGTGGAGCCGGAAATCATGGATGAAAATGGTTTGCAGTATCCGCAAAATCGCTTTGTAAACCTCGGGGTAAATCTTTCTTTCTAA